From Novosphingobium resinovorum, the proteins below share one genomic window:
- the alaS gene encoding alanine--tRNA ligase, with protein sequence MQTTNDIRRSFLDYFASNGHEAVQSAPLVPYNDPTLMFVNAGMVPFKNVFTGLETRATPRATSSQKCVRAGGKHNDLDNVGYTARHHTFFEMLGNFSFGDYFKEQAITHAWTLLTKEWGLPVEKLLVTVYHTDDEAFDLWKKIAGLPEQKIIRIPTKDNFWAMGDEGPCGPCSEIFFDHGDHIWGGPPGSPEEDGDRFIEIWNLVFMQFEQSAGEIVGNLPKPSIDTGMGLERISAVMQGVHDNYDIDTFKALIAASESLTGVPAEGDTRASHRVIADHLRSTSFLLADGVLPSNEGRGYVLRRIMRRAMRHAHLLGARDPLMHRLVPALVAEMGQAYPELGRAQPLIEETLEREEVQFRRTLSHGIKLLDEATAGMGEGGELPGETAFKLYDTFGFPYDLTEDALRSRGIAVDKAGFDAAMAQQKAAARAAWKGSGQAADSEVWFDIAEREGASEFTGYTSTTGEGQVVALVKDGKEVQSASAGDAVVVLTNQTPFYGESGGQEGDRGSISGANGLKITVIDTAKPLGRLHAMSGTVEAGTIKVGDAVAMAVDVERRDAVRANHSATHLLHAALRGRLGDHVTQKGSLVAADRLRFDFSHPKALTEEDIAAIEAEVNAEVRANEQVLTRLMTPDDAIEAGAMALFGEKYGDEVRVLSMGRHSGDRTYSVELCGGTHVRATGDIGVFRIVSESAVSSGVRRIEAMTGEGARQWLVGREDALKNAASLLRTTPEDVEARVAALLDERRKLERELAEAKKALALGGGGAKAEAADEDVNGVKFSGQVLEGLDPKELRGLLDQAKQRLGSGVAAIVAVNEGKASIAAAVTEDLTGTVSAVELVRKGVEALGGKGGGGRADMAQGGGPDGDKAADAIAAVKAALAG encoded by the coding sequence ATGCAGACTACGAACGACATCCGCCGGTCCTTCCTCGACTACTTCGCCAGCAATGGTCATGAGGCCGTGCAGTCCGCGCCGCTCGTTCCTTACAACGATCCGACGCTGATGTTCGTCAATGCGGGCATGGTGCCGTTCAAGAACGTCTTCACCGGCCTCGAAACCCGCGCCACGCCGCGCGCCACGTCGTCGCAGAAGTGCGTGCGCGCGGGCGGCAAGCACAACGATCTCGATAACGTCGGCTACACCGCGCGTCATCACACGTTCTTCGAGATGCTCGGCAATTTCTCGTTCGGCGATTACTTCAAGGAGCAGGCGATCACCCATGCGTGGACGCTGCTGACGAAGGAGTGGGGCCTGCCGGTCGAGAAGCTGCTGGTCACCGTCTATCATACGGACGACGAAGCCTTCGACTTGTGGAAGAAGATCGCCGGTCTGCCCGAGCAGAAGATCATCCGCATCCCCACGAAGGACAACTTCTGGGCGATGGGCGACGAAGGCCCGTGCGGTCCGTGCTCGGAAATCTTCTTCGACCATGGCGACCACATCTGGGGCGGCCCTCCGGGATCGCCGGAAGAGGATGGCGACCGCTTCATCGAGATCTGGAACCTCGTGTTCATGCAGTTCGAGCAGTCTGCGGGCGAGATCGTCGGCAACCTGCCCAAGCCCTCGATCGACACCGGCATGGGTCTGGAGCGTATCTCCGCCGTCATGCAGGGCGTCCACGACAACTACGACATCGACACCTTCAAGGCGCTGATCGCCGCGTCGGAAAGCCTGACCGGCGTTCCCGCCGAGGGTGACACTCGCGCCAGCCACCGCGTGATCGCCGACCACTTGCGCTCGACCAGCTTCCTGCTGGCCGATGGCGTGCTGCCTTCGAACGAGGGCCGCGGCTATGTCCTGCGCCGCATCATGCGCCGCGCCATGCGCCATGCGCACCTGCTGGGCGCGCGCGATCCGCTGATGCACCGCCTGGTGCCCGCGCTGGTCGCCGAGATGGGCCAGGCCTATCCCGAACTCGGCCGCGCGCAGCCGCTGATCGAAGAGACGCTGGAGCGCGAGGAAGTACAGTTCCGCCGCACCCTGTCGCACGGCATCAAGCTGCTCGACGAGGCGACTGCCGGCATGGGCGAGGGCGGCGAACTTCCGGGCGAAACCGCGTTCAAGCTCTACGACACTTTCGGCTTCCCCTATGACCTGACCGAAGACGCCCTGCGTTCGCGCGGCATCGCCGTCGACAAGGCGGGCTTCGATGCCGCCATGGCGCAGCAGAAGGCCGCCGCGCGCGCTGCGTGGAAGGGCTCGGGCCAGGCCGCAGACAGCGAAGTGTGGTTCGACATCGCCGAGCGCGAAGGCGCCAGCGAGTTCACCGGCTACACCTCGACCACCGGCGAAGGCCAGGTCGTGGCGCTGGTGAAGGACGGCAAGGAAGTCCAGTCGGCGAGCGCGGGCGACGCGGTCGTCGTGCTCACCAACCAGACCCCGTTCTACGGCGAATCGGGTGGTCAGGAAGGCGATCGCGGCTCGATCTCCGGCGCGAACGGCCTCAAGATCACCGTGATCGACACCGCCAAGCCGCTCGGCCGCCTGCACGCGATGAGCGGCACGGTCGAGGCGGGCACGATCAAGGTCGGTGATGCCGTTGCCATGGCGGTCGATGTCGAGCGCCGCGATGCCGTGCGCGCGAACCACTCGGCGACGCACCTGCTGCATGCGGCGCTGCGCGGCCGTCTGGGCGATCACGTCACGCAGAAGGGCTCGCTCGTCGCGGCCGATCGCCTGCGTTTCGACTTCTCGCACCCCAAGGCGCTGACCGAAGAGGACATCGCCGCGATCGAGGCCGAGGTTAACGCCGAAGTCCGCGCCAACGAGCAGGTGCTAACCCGCCTGATGACGCCTGACGATGCCATCGAGGCAGGCGCCATGGCGCTGTTCGGCGAGAAGTACGGCGACGAAGTCCGCGTGCTCTCGATGGGCCGCCATTCCGGCGATCGCACCTATTCGGTCGAGCTTTGCGGCGGCACCCACGTGCGCGCCACCGGCGACATCGGCGTGTTCCGCATCGTATCGGAAAGCGCGGTGTCCTCGGGTGTGCGCCGTATCGAGGCGATGACCGGCGAGGGCGCGCGCCAGTGGCTGGTCGGCCGCGAGGATGCGCTCAAGAACGCCGCCAGCTTGCTGCGCACGACGCCGGAGGACGTGGAAGCCCGCGTCGCCGCGCTGCTCGACGAACGCCGCAAGCTGGAGCGCGAACTGGCCGAGGCGAAGAAGGCGCTGGCTCTTGGCGGCGGCGGCGCGAAGGCCGAGGCGGCCGATGAGGACGTGAACGGCGTCAAGTTCTCCGGGCAGGTGCTCGAAGGGCTCGACCCGAAGGAACTGCGCGGGCTGCTCGATCAGGCCAAGCAGCGCCTCGGTTCGGGCGTGGCGGCGATCGTCGCGGTGAACGAGGGCAAGGCGAGCATCGCCGCTGCCGTCACTGAAGACCTCACCGGCACCGTCAGCGCCGTGGAACTCGTGCGCAAGGGCGTCGAGGCGCTTGGCGGCAAGGGCGGCGGCGGCCGCGCCGACATGGCGCAGGGCGGCGGTCCCGACGGTGACAAGGCGGCGGACGCCATCGCGGCGGTGAAGGCGGCGCTGGCGGGGTGA
- a CDS encoding glutaminase: MEPIARIVADIAAEMRGIAERGTVAFYIPPLASVPADKFGIAVVMADGTVHAAGDADEAFSIQSISKVFALTLALGAVGDQLWNRVGREPSGSAFNSIVQLETEHGIPRNPFINAGAIVVCDVLLGRLQPREAIGQMLRFVRELAGDDDTIHIDETVARAEQETGFRNMALANYMRAFGNIHGDVELVLGTYFHFCALAMSCRQLAMAGRFLMGDGRVEGHRVVTARRARRINALMMSCGHYDNSGDFAYRIGLPGKSGVGGGILSVAPGIASIAVWSPGLNEAGNSHLGQLALEQLVHRTGWSVFEPRG; encoded by the coding sequence ATGGAGCCGATTGCCCGGATCGTCGCCGATATCGCCGCGGAAATGCGCGGCATTGCCGAGCGCGGCACCGTCGCCTTCTATATTCCGCCGCTCGCGTCGGTTCCGGCCGACAAGTTCGGCATCGCCGTGGTAATGGCCGACGGCACGGTTCACGCTGCAGGCGATGCGGACGAGGCGTTCTCGATCCAGTCGATCTCCAAGGTCTTCGCGCTGACGCTGGCGCTGGGCGCGGTGGGGGACCAGTTGTGGAACCGGGTGGGCCGCGAGCCTTCGGGGTCGGCGTTCAACTCCATCGTGCAGCTGGAAACCGAGCACGGGATCCCGCGCAATCCCTTCATCAACGCCGGGGCTATCGTGGTGTGCGATGTGCTCCTTGGCCGGTTGCAGCCGCGCGAGGCGATCGGGCAGATGCTGCGTTTCGTGCGCGAACTGGCGGGCGACGACGATACGATCCACATAGACGAGACGGTCGCCCGCGCCGAGCAGGAGACCGGCTTTCGCAACATGGCGCTGGCCAATTACATGCGCGCCTTCGGGAACATCCATGGCGACGTGGAACTGGTGCTGGGCACCTATTTCCACTTCTGCGCGCTGGCGATGAGCTGTCGGCAGTTGGCAATGGCGGGGCGCTTCCTGATGGGGGACGGGCGTGTGGAGGGGCACCGGGTGGTCACTGCACGGCGGGCGCGGCGCATCAATGCGCTGATGATGTCCTGCGGGCATTACGACAATTCGGGCGACTTCGCCTATCGCATCGGCCTGCCGGGCAAGTCGGGGGTCGGGGGCGGCATCTTGTCGGTGGCTCCGGGGATCGCCAGCATCGCGGTGTGGTCGCCGGGGCTGAACGAGGCGGGCAACTCGCACCTCGGGCAACTGGCGCTGGAACAGCTTGTCCACCGCACGGGATGGTCGGTGTTCGAGCCGAGGGGATAG
- the recA gene encoding recombinase RecA, with protein sequence MAAQLKLIQEGKEKDSMDRQKALEAALAQIDKAFGKGSAMKLGSKETMQVEAISTGSLGLDIALGVGGLPRGRVIEIYGPESSGKTTLALHCIAEAQKTGGTAAFIDAEHALDPVYAKKLGVNIDELIVSQPDTGEQALEIVDTLVRSNAIDVLVVDSVAALVPRAEIEGEMGDSHVGLQARLMSQSLRKLTGSISRSRCMVIFINQLRMKIGVMYGNPETTTGGNALKFYASVRLDIRRTGAIKDRDEVVGNATRVKIVKNKVAPPFKQVEFDIMYGEGVSKIGEILDLGVKAGLVEKSGAWFSYDSIRIGQGRENAKTYLKTNPEVCDRLEKAIRTKTDGLAEEMMVGPSEDDA encoded by the coding sequence ATGGCCGCTCAGCTCAAGCTGATCCAGGAAGGCAAGGAAAAGGACTCCATGGACCGTCAGAAGGCGCTCGAAGCCGCGCTCGCACAGATCGACAAGGCGTTCGGCAAGGGCTCCGCGATGAAGCTGGGCTCGAAGGAGACCATGCAGGTCGAAGCGATCTCCACCGGCTCGCTCGGTCTGGATATCGCACTTGGCGTCGGCGGCCTGCCGCGCGGCCGCGTGATCGAGATCTACGGTCCGGAAAGCTCGGGCAAGACCACGCTCGCGCTGCACTGCATCGCCGAAGCGCAGAAGACCGGCGGCACCGCCGCCTTCATCGACGCCGAACACGCGCTCGACCCGGTCTATGCCAAGAAGCTGGGCGTCAACATCGACGAACTGATCGTCTCGCAGCCCGACACCGGTGAGCAGGCGCTGGAGATCGTCGACACGCTGGTGCGCTCGAACGCGATCGACGTGCTGGTGGTCGACTCGGTCGCCGCCCTCGTCCCCCGCGCCGAAATCGAAGGCGAGATGGGCGACAGCCACGTCGGCCTCCAGGCTCGCCTGATGAGCCAGTCGCTGCGCAAGCTGACCGGTTCGATCAGCCGCTCGCGCTGCATGGTGATCTTCATCAACCAGCTGCGCATGAAGATCGGCGTCATGTACGGCAACCCGGAAACGACCACGGGCGGCAATGCGCTCAAGTTCTACGCCTCGGTCCGTCTCGACATTCGCCGCACCGGCGCGATCAAGGACCGCGACGAAGTCGTCGGCAACGCTACCCGCGTCAAGATCGTCAAGAACAAGGTCGCCCCGCCGTTCAAGCAGGTCGAATTCGACATCATGTACGGCGAAGGCGTCTCCAAGATCGGCGAAATCCTCGACCTCGGCGTCAAGGCCGGCCTCGTCGAGAAGTCGGGCGCGTGGTTCAGCTACGATTCGATCCGCATCGGGCAGGGGCGTGAAAACGCCAAGACCTACCTCAAGACCAACCCCGAAGTCTGCGACCGCCTCGAAAAGGCGATCCGCACCAAGACCGACGGTCTGGCGGAGGAAATGATGGTCGGACCTTCCGAGGACGACGCCTGA
- a CDS encoding DMT family transporter, whose product MTTGTATPTDNRLTGVLCGIGAGALWGLVFLAPELAGSFSPLQLSIGRYLCYGAASALLIAPRRRQVFAALTRREWWSLAWLALLGNTAYFVFLASAVQSGGVAMSSLVIGFLPVAVTIVGSRDHGAVPLRRLAPSLLLCAGGAVCIGWQSLASPASGSTTAQLTGLACAIGALASWTTFAIGNARCLVRTKVSVHEWNLLTGLVTGAQALLLLPVSLVLEDWRRPAPEWLTFAAVCVVVALLASILGNALWNRMSRLLPLTLVGQMILFETLFALIYGFAWEGRLPTPMELAAFALVVASVVTCLSAHRRH is encoded by the coding sequence ATGACCACAGGCACGGCAACCCCCACTGACAACCGCCTGACCGGCGTGCTCTGCGGCATCGGCGCGGGTGCCTTGTGGGGCCTCGTGTTCCTCGCCCCCGAACTGGCGGGCAGCTTCTCCCCCCTCCAGCTGAGCATCGGCCGCTACTTGTGCTACGGAGCCGCGTCGGCATTGCTGATCGCGCCCCGCCGCCGCCAGGTCTTCGCCGCGCTGACCCGCCGCGAGTGGTGGAGCCTTGCCTGGCTCGCCCTGCTCGGCAACACCGCCTACTTCGTGTTCCTCGCCAGCGCCGTGCAATCGGGCGGGGTCGCGATGAGCTCGCTGGTGATCGGCTTCCTGCCCGTAGCGGTGACCATCGTGGGCAGCCGCGACCATGGTGCCGTACCGCTGCGCCGCCTCGCGCCCTCGCTGCTGCTCTGCGCCGGAGGAGCGGTCTGCATCGGCTGGCAGTCGCTGGCCTCGCCCGCCTCCGGATCGACGACTGCGCAACTGACCGGCCTCGCCTGCGCCATCGGTGCCCTCGCCTCGTGGACCACGTTTGCGATTGGCAATGCCCGCTGCCTCGTGCGTACCAAAGTCTCAGTCCATGAGTGGAACCTGCTGACCGGCCTCGTCACCGGAGCGCAGGCCCTGCTCCTCCTCCCCGTCTCGCTCGTGCTGGAGGACTGGCGCCGCCCGGCCCCCGAATGGCTGACTTTCGCGGCCGTCTGCGTCGTCGTCGCGCTCCTGGCCTCGATTCTCGGCAATGCGCTGTGGAACCGGATGAGCCGCCTGCTGCCACTCACCCTCGTCGGCCAGATGATCCTGTTCGAAACGCTGTTCGCGCTGATCTACGGCTTCGCATGGGAAGGCCGCCTGCCGACGCCGATGGAACTGGCGGCCTTCGCGCTGGTAGTGGCGAGCGTGGTCACCTGCCTTTCGGCGCATCGGAGGCATTAA
- a CDS encoding Lrp/AsnC family transcriptional regulator translates to MPKKTAPLDAFDREILRILQRDNKTPQRAIGEAVNLSAAAVQRRIAAMEQSGTIAANVALVDPAALSLTVTAIVEVFLRDERTASIDRAKALFRETPEVQQCYYTTGGTSFVLVVVTTDMSAYEVLTRRLFSDHEWVASFRTLVALDRVKSGAEVVVP, encoded by the coding sequence ATGCCCAAGAAGACCGCCCCGCTCGACGCCTTCGACCGTGAAATCCTGCGAATCCTGCAGCGTGACAACAAGACGCCGCAGCGCGCGATCGGGGAAGCGGTGAACCTCTCGGCGGCGGCGGTGCAGCGGCGAATCGCGGCGATGGAGCAGTCGGGTACGATCGCCGCCAACGTCGCGCTGGTCGATCCGGCGGCGCTCTCGCTGACGGTCACCGCGATCGTCGAGGTGTTCCTGCGGGACGAGCGCACCGCCAGTATCGATCGCGCCAAGGCGCTGTTCCGCGAGACGCCGGAAGTGCAGCAGTGCTACTATACGACCGGTGGTACCAGCTTCGTTCTGGTGGTCGTCACTACGGACATGAGCGCCTATGAAGTGCTGACACGGCGGTTGTTTTCCGACCACGAATGGGTGGCTAGCTTCCGCACGCTGGTCGCCCTCGACCGGGTCAAGAGCGGCGCGGAAGTGGTTGTTCCCTAA